A genomic stretch from Embleya scabrispora includes:
- a CDS encoding LLM class flavin-dependent oxidoreductase: MRIGIIMAARPGLEFLAARAEELGFSSFWVYDTPLVHGDPFVGLALCAKSTDRIRLGIGVTSPALRSAPAAAAALGSLNALAPGRIICGVGTGNTARRTLGMRPAKTVELASFTAALQDLTAGRESDHHEGTRSSRVRFLHVDGYVDMEDPVEFVVAAFGPRVAAVAGRLGTGMISFALHAPEAWSALGRARRAAAQAAGNSEKAHSYLVSSLYVLADGEDRYGDAVKDAMGHIAVTALILAVENPAFRAALSREEAAAVDRLLHLRGTSATDPNRHHTLYHNYLGRLSPGERDLVVPSLVDRFGLVGTRDELGERIDALEKSGVDELLIQPVVNPEADMAELARLLP, from the coding sequence ATGCGGATCGGCATCATCATGGCCGCACGCCCGGGCCTGGAGTTCCTGGCGGCCCGTGCGGAGGAACTCGGTTTCAGTAGTTTCTGGGTATACGACACACCGTTGGTCCATGGTGATCCGTTCGTCGGCCTCGCGCTCTGCGCCAAGTCCACCGACCGGATCAGACTCGGCATCGGCGTCACCTCACCGGCACTGCGGTCCGCGCCCGCCGCGGCGGCGGCGCTCGGCAGTCTCAACGCCCTCGCTCCCGGCCGCATCATCTGCGGCGTCGGCACCGGCAACACCGCGCGCCGCACGCTCGGCATGCGGCCGGCGAAGACGGTCGAACTGGCGTCGTTCACGGCAGCCTTGCAGGACCTCACCGCGGGCCGCGAGTCGGACCATCACGAGGGAACCCGGTCGAGCAGGGTCCGCTTCCTGCACGTCGACGGTTACGTCGACATGGAGGACCCGGTGGAGTTCGTCGTGGCCGCGTTCGGCCCGAGAGTCGCCGCCGTCGCCGGCCGCCTGGGTACGGGAATGATCTCCTTCGCGTTGCACGCCCCCGAGGCCTGGTCCGCGCTCGGCCGGGCCCGCCGGGCGGCGGCACAGGCCGCGGGCAACAGCGAGAAGGCGCATTCGTACCTCGTCTCCTCCCTGTATGTCCTCGCCGACGGCGAGGACCGGTACGGCGATGCCGTCAAGGACGCGATGGGGCACATCGCGGTGACCGCACTGATCCTCGCGGTGGAGAACCCGGCCTTCCGCGCGGCCCTGTCCCGGGAGGAGGCCGCGGCTGTCGACCGCCTGCTGCACCTGCGCGGTACCTCCGCCACCGACCCCAACCGCCACCACACGCTCTACCACAATTATCTCGGCCGACTGTCCCCCGGGGAGCGCGATCTCGTCGTGCCCTCACTGGTGGACAGGTTCGGTCTGGTCGGCACCAGGGACGAACTCGGAGAGCGGATCGACGCGCTGGAGAAGTCGGGGGTCGACGAACTCTTGATCCAACCCGTGGTGAACCCCGAGGCGGACATGGCCGAACTCGCGCGGCTCCTGCCCTGA